The Streptomyces sp. Mut1 genome window below encodes:
- a CDS encoding acetolactate synthase large subunit produces MPMTEQATGAHHPQPRARNGGSPAASVEHLTGAQSLIRSLEEVGADTVFGLPGGCILPAYDPLMDSTRVRHILVRHEQGAGHAATGYAQATGKVGVCMVTSGPGATNLVTPIADAAMDSVPMVAITGQVASGAIGTDAFQEADICGITMPITKHNFLVTRAEDIAHTIAEAFHIASTGRPGPVLVDIAKDALQSKTAFSWPPVMDLPGYRPVTKPHAKQIREAARLITQARRPVLYVGGGVMKAGATAELKVLAELTGAPVTTTLMALGSFPDSHPLHVGMPGMHGSVTAVTALQKADLIVALGARFDDRVTGKLDSFAPYAKIVHADIDPAEIGKNRAADVPIVGDAREVIADLVQAVQAEHTEGNAGDYTAWWKDLNRWRETYPLGYDLPEDGSLSPQQVIQRIGELAPPDTIFAAGVGQHQMWASHFIQYERPSTWLNSGGAGTMGYAVPAAMGAKAGMPDRTVWAIDGDGCFQMTNQELTTCALNNIPVKVAVINNGALGMVRQWQTLFYNQRYSNTVLHSGADTDGNAAKGTRVPDFVKLSEAMGCYAIRCEDPADLDKVIAEANAINDRPVVIDFIVHEDAMVWPMVAAGTSNDEVMAARGVRPDFGDNEDD; encoded by the coding sequence ATGCCGATGACCGAGCAGGCCACCGGGGCCCACCATCCCCAGCCGCGGGCCCGTAACGGCGGATCGCCCGCCGCCTCCGTTGAGCACCTCACGGGCGCGCAGTCCCTCATTCGTTCTCTTGAGGAAGTCGGGGCCGACACGGTATTCGGCCTCCCCGGCGGCTGCATCCTCCCGGCGTACGACCCGCTGATGGACTCCACCCGGGTCCGCCACATCCTGGTCCGCCACGAGCAGGGCGCGGGCCACGCGGCCACCGGCTACGCGCAGGCCACCGGCAAGGTCGGCGTCTGCATGGTCACCTCGGGTCCCGGCGCCACCAACCTCGTCACCCCGATCGCCGACGCCGCCATGGACTCCGTGCCCATGGTCGCGATCACCGGCCAGGTGGCCTCCGGCGCCATCGGCACGGACGCCTTCCAGGAAGCCGACATCTGCGGCATCACCATGCCGATCACGAAGCACAACTTCCTGGTCACCCGCGCCGAGGACATCGCGCACACGATCGCCGAGGCCTTCCACATCGCCTCCACCGGCCGTCCGGGGCCCGTCCTCGTCGACATCGCCAAGGACGCGCTCCAGTCGAAGACCGCCTTCAGCTGGCCGCCGGTCATGGACCTGCCCGGCTACCGCCCGGTCACCAAGCCGCACGCCAAGCAGATCCGCGAGGCCGCCCGGCTCATCACCCAGGCCAGGCGCCCGGTGCTGTACGTCGGCGGCGGCGTGATGAAGGCCGGCGCCACCGCCGAGCTGAAGGTCCTGGCCGAGCTGACCGGGGCGCCCGTCACCACCACCCTGATGGCGCTCGGCTCCTTCCCCGACAGCCACCCGCTGCACGTGGGAATGCCCGGCATGCACGGTTCGGTCACCGCTGTCACCGCGCTCCAGAAGGCCGACCTGATCGTCGCGCTCGGCGCCCGGTTCGACGACCGCGTCACCGGCAAGCTGGACAGCTTCGCCCCGTACGCCAAGATCGTCCACGCGGACATCGACCCGGCGGAGATCGGCAAGAACCGCGCGGCCGACGTCCCGATCGTCGGTGACGCCCGCGAGGTCATCGCCGACCTCGTCCAGGCAGTCCAGGCGGAGCACACCGAGGGCAACGCCGGCGACTACACCGCCTGGTGGAAGGACCTCAACCGCTGGCGCGAGACCTACCCGCTCGGCTACGACCTCCCCGAGGACGGCAGCCTCTCCCCGCAGCAGGTCATCCAGCGCATCGGCGAACTCGCCCCGCCGGACACGATCTTCGCCGCGGGCGTCGGCCAGCACCAGATGTGGGCCTCGCACTTCATCCAGTACGAGCGGCCCTCCACCTGGCTGAACTCCGGCGGCGCCGGGACGATGGGCTACGCGGTCCCCGCCGCGATGGGCGCCAAGGCCGGCATGCCCGACCGCACGGTCTGGGCGATCGACGGCGACGGCTGCTTCCAGATGACCAATCAGGAGCTCACCACCTGCGCCCTGAACAACATCCCGGTCAAGGTCGCCGTCATCAACAACGGCGCGCTCGGGATGGTCCGCCAGTGGCAGACCCTCTTCTACAACCAGCGGTACTCCAACACCGTGCTGCACTCCGGCGCCGACACGGACGGCAACGCGGCGAAGGGCACCCGGGTGCCCGACTTCGTCAAGCTCTCCGAGGCCATGGGCTGCTACGCGATCCGCTGCGAGGACCCGGCCGATCTGGACAAGGTCATCGCCGAGGCCAACGCGATCAACGACCGCCCGGTCGTCATCGACTTCATCGTCCACGAGGACGCCATGGTGTGGCCGATGGTCGCCGCCGGCACCTCCAACGACGAGGTCATGGCCGCCCGCGGTGTCCGCCCCGACTTCGGTGACAACGAAGACGACTGA